A segment of the Thiohalospira halophila DSM 15071 genome:
GGACCTCGTCCCGGAACTTGGTCTGGACCTGGTAGAGGTTCAGCGGAAGCTGGCGATAGCTGGCCACCTCGTTGCGGACCAGGTCGGTGATGACCTCCTCGTGGGTGGGGCCGTAGCAGAAGTCGCGCTCATGGCGGTCGCGCAGTCGCAGCAGCTCGGGCCCGTACTGGTCCCAGCGGCCGGACTCCTCCCACAGCTCCGCCGGCTGGATGGCCGGCATGAGGACCTCCTGGGCCCCGGCGCGGTCCATCTCCTCGCGCACCACCTGTTCCACCCGGCGCAGCACGCGCAGCCCCAGCGGCATCCAGGTGTAGAGGCCGGCGGCCAGGCGCCGGATGTAGCCGGCGCGCAGCATCAGCTGGTGGCTGGCGATCTCGGCATCCGCGGGGTCTTCCCGCAGCGTGGGCATGAGCAGGTTGGTGGTCCGCATGGCGGTGCCTCCGGAGCCGGTGGAAATCGGGTTGTCGGGGTGGGGCGGCGTCAGCCGGCGAAGGTGGTCCGCCGAAAGCCCCAGAGGTGCCGGGCGGGGCCGGCGAATTCGATATAGATGCGCTCGGCGGGGATGTCGAACTCCCCGGCCAGGTCGCACAGGGTGGCCGAGAGGTCGGCGGTGCGCTCCTCCGGCAGCCCCAGGCTCTTGAGCTCCAGGTAGGCCGCCGGCTCGGTGGAGCCGCCGAAGCGCAGGTTCACGCCGGGGGTCACCTCGACCATGACGTAGCCCTCGGGCTTGCCCAGCTCCGCGGCCACGGTGGCGGAGGCGCGCCGGCTCAGGTCCTCGGCGGCGCTCTCGTCCAGGGCGACGTTGGTGCGGAAGGCGAGATAGGGCATGGGTCAGTCCTCGCTGTCGGCCTCGGTGATACGCAGGTCGTTGGCGTGGGCGAAATCCATGATGTACCGGAACAGGTCCGGCTGGGACTGCTCCAGGTCCGGGTGGACCACGATGGACTTGACGCCGTTGAAGGCGATGGGCCGCAGCATCGGCGAGTAGTGGATGCGGCCGCCGTCGAAGGTCGACAGCGCGCCGCTCATGCGCTCGGCCCAGTCACTGGGCCGGAATTTCCGGCCCTCGTTGGTCGTCCCCTGGACGATGTAGACCTTGCCCTGACGACGGGCATCGGCGGGTTCGGGGAGTTCGACGTCGGCCTTGGCGGATGACATGGGGATAGTTCGGCTCGCTGTTGCGTCCAGACCGCGGGCACCGGGCCCACCCTGCCGGATCGAGTCTAAAGGATCCGGCCGGCTTATGGTACAGGGGGAACGGTCGAATTCCCTTGCGGGAAGGCCCGGAATGCGGCCCCGTTCACACTCTGGCGGCGGGGCGGCCCGTCAGCCGGCGTCGGCGGGCCGCCGGGCGATCCGCTGGAGGTGGTCCCGGGCGCGGCCCACCAGCTCCGGGGCCAGCCCGTTGCGCTCGGCGATGAGCAGCCCCAGGGAGCGCCCGGGTTCCCCCACGGCCAGCTGGTAGGTGGGGGCGAGGGCGTCGTGATCAAAGCGCATGGAGGCGTTGACCACGTACTCGGCGCTCTCGGCGTAGTCCTTGAGCGGCGAGAGGTGGGTGTTGACGATGCCCTGAACCCCGCGGCCGGAGAGCTCGTCCAGCACCGACATGGCCAGCGCCGCCCCCTCCTCGGGGTCGGTGCCGGTGCCCAGCTCGTCCATGAGGACCAGGGTACTGTTGTCCGCCTCGTCCAGGATGCGCTTGAGCTTCTCCACGTGGCCGGCAAAGGTGGAGAGGTGGTGGAAGAGGTCCTGGGGATCGCCCACGTCCACCAGCACCCGGTCGTAGGCGCCGATGGTGCACTCGCCCTCCGCCGGGACGTGGAGGCCGCAGTGGGCCATGGTTACCAGCAGTCCCAGGGTCTTCAGCACCACCGTCTTGCCGCCGGTGTTGGGGCCGGTGATGACCAGCATGCGGTTGGTATCGTCCAGCTCGATGGTCAGCGGCACCGGCTGCGGCCCGGTGCCCTCGGCGAACTGGAGCAGTAGCAGGGGGTGGTAGGCCTCGTTGAGCCGTAGCCCCGGCTGGTCGGCCAGGATCGGGGCATGGGCGTTCAGATGGATGGAGAGCTGGGCCCCGGCGGTGGCCAGGTCCACCCAGGTGACGGCGGTCACCAGCCGGTCCAGGGTATCGGCGTGTTCGCGCACCGTGTCGGTGACCTCGCGCAGCAGGCGCTGCTCCTCCGCCTGGATGCGTCCGTCCATGGCCTCCAGCCGGTTGTTCACTGCCACCGCCTCCACCGGCTCGATGATGACGTCCCGGCCGCCCATGGCGGTGCCCCGGCGCACACCCTTGACGCCGTCGGCGTGGGTGGCGCGCAGGGTGATGGCCGCCCGGGGGCCGTGCCAGGTCACCTTCTTCGGGTCGTCCACGGCGTCGCGCAGGTCGCGCTTGTCCTGGCGCTTGCGCACCGACTCGGTGGCCTCTTCGCCCAGGGAGCGGCGCTCGCCGTGGAGGCGGCCCAGCTCCTCGGAGGCATCCTCGCGCAGCTTGCCAGTGCTGCTCAGTACCTCGTCCAGCCGCGCCACCAGCGGCGCGGGCAGTTCCAGGTTGCCGGCCCCGCTGGGGTGGAGGGCCGGATGGCGGCCCAGGAAGTCGTTGAGGTCCGAACCAGCGCGCAACAGGGTGCGGAGATTCTCCAGCGCCGTCACCGCCAGCGCCGCCCCCGGGGTCCGGGCCTGGCGCAGGGCCGGCCGGACATCCGGGAGCTCGGGCAGCGGCGGGCCGTCGCCGGCCTCGATGGCGGCGCGCGCGGCGGAGATCGCCTCCTGCATGCGGCGGGCGCCGTCGCGGCTGGGCGCCGGGGCGAGGTTGCGGCAGGCCTCCGCGCCGTAGGGCGTCGCGGCCAGCTTCTCCAAGAGACGGCGGATGCCGTCGAATTCCAGGGACTTGAGATCGCTCTCCATGGGGCCTATTCCCGACCGTGTGGGTAGGGAGAGGCTAGCACGGTACCGGGGTCGGAAAAACCGCCGACGGGATCCTGTTCCAGGGTCGGGTTGTTCTCCAGGAACAGGCCCGGCGGACTGGTACTGCTTGCCCCATCCACAGCACTCCAGGGGCAGTTCCCGGGACGGGTATCGGTTGACCCGTCGGTCGGTTGACAGTACGTTTGACGGTTCACATTCGTGCCGCCAGTGGCGGCGATTTGCGGGGGAATTGCCAGTGGAGTTGAGCGGCGGCGAGATCATCGTCCAGTTCCTGCGGGACGAAGGTGTGGAATACATCTTCGGCTATCCCGGCGGGGCGGCGCTGCATATCTATGATGCCCTCCACGGCCAGCAGGACATCCGGCACATCCTGGTACGCCACGAGCAGGGTGCCGGCCACGCGGCCGACGGCTATGCCCGGGCCACCGGGAAACCGGGGGTGATGCTGGTCACCTCGGGGCCCGGCGTGACCAACGCCGTGACCGGCATCGCCACCGCCCACATGGACTCCATCCCCATGGTGGTGATCAGCGGCCAGGTGCCCACCGGGGTCATCGGCTCCGACGCCTTCCAGGAGGTGGACGCGGTGGGCATTACCCGGCCCTGCGTGAAGCACAACTTCCTGGTCAAGGATGTTCGCGACCTGGCCAGCACCCTGAAGAAGGCCTTCCACATCGCCACCAGCGGCCGCCCCGGTCCGGTGCTGGTGGACGTGCCCAAGGATGTCACCGACCCGTCGGTGAAGATCCCCTATACCTATCCGTCCAGTGTGAGCCTGCGCTCCTACAATCCGGTGACGCGCGGCCATCCGGGCCAGATCAAGCGGGCGGTGGACCTGCTCCTCTCCGCCAAGCGGCCCATGATCTACACCGGCGGCGGTGTGGTCCTCGGTGAGGCCTCGGCGGCGCTTACCGAGATCACCCGGGAGCTGGGCTACCCCATTACCCAGACCCTCATGGGGCTGGGCTCCTACCCGGCCTCGGACTCGCAGTTCCTCGGCATGCTCGGCATGCACGGGACCTACGAGGCCAACATGGCCATGCACGAGTGCGATGTGCTGTTCGCCGTGGGCGCGCGCTTCGACGATCGCGTCACCGGCAACA
Coding sequences within it:
- a CDS encoding phenylpyruvate tautomerase MIF-related protein; this translates as MPYLAFRTNVALDESAAEDLSRRASATVAAELGKPEGYVMVEVTPGVNLRFGGSTEPAAYLELKSLGLPEERTADLSATLCDLAGEFDIPAERIYIEFAGPARHLWGFRRTTFAG
- a CDS encoding DUF3579 domain-containing protein; translated protein: MSSAKADVELPEPADARRQGKVYIVQGTTNEGRKFRPSDWAERMSGALSTFDGGRIHYSPMLRPIAFNGVKSIVVHPDLEQSQPDLFRYIMDFAHANDLRITEADSED
- a CDS encoding endonuclease MutS2, whose translation is MESDLKSLEFDGIRRLLEKLAATPYGAEACRNLAPAPSRDGARRMQEAISAARAAIEAGDGPPLPELPDVRPALRQARTPGAALAVTALENLRTLLRAGSDLNDFLGRHPALHPSGAGNLELPAPLVARLDEVLSSTGKLREDASEELGRLHGERRSLGEEATESVRKRQDKRDLRDAVDDPKKVTWHGPRAAITLRATHADGVKGVRRGTAMGGRDVIIEPVEAVAVNNRLEAMDGRIQAEEQRLLREVTDTVREHADTLDRLVTAVTWVDLATAGAQLSIHLNAHAPILADQPGLRLNEAYHPLLLLQFAEGTGPQPVPLTIELDDTNRMLVITGPNTGGKTVVLKTLGLLVTMAHCGLHVPAEGECTIGAYDRVLVDVGDPQDLFHHLSTFAGHVEKLKRILDEADNSTLVLMDELGTGTDPEEGAALAMSVLDELSGRGVQGIVNTHLSPLKDYAESAEYVVNASMRFDHDALAPTYQLAVGEPGRSLGLLIAERNGLAPELVGRARDHLQRIARRPADAG
- a CDS encoding acetolactate synthase 3 large subunit, with the translated sequence MELSGGEIIVQFLRDEGVEYIFGYPGGAALHIYDALHGQQDIRHILVRHEQGAGHAADGYARATGKPGVMLVTSGPGVTNAVTGIATAHMDSIPMVVISGQVPTGVIGSDAFQEVDAVGITRPCVKHNFLVKDVRDLASTLKKAFHIATSGRPGPVLVDVPKDVTDPSVKIPYTYPSSVSLRSYNPVTRGHPGQIKRAVDLLLSAKRPMIYTGGGVVLGEASAALTEITRELGYPITQTLMGLGSYPASDSQFLGMLGMHGTYEANMAMHECDVLFAVGARFDDRVTGNTEHFSPNARIIHLDIDPSSISKNVRVDVPIVGDTDQVLQEMLRLMRSGDRHPDGAALKEWWGQIEQWRSLNCLGYDRSSELIKPQMVIEKLAEVTGGDAYVSSDVGQHQMWAAQFYGFNKPRRWLNSGGLGTMGFGLPAAIGAQLADPQADVACVTGEASIQMCIQELSTCLQYMLPLKIINLNNRYMGMVRQWQEFFYESRYSHSYMDALPDFVRLAEAYGHTGLRVERPGDVEGALREAFAMKDRLVFLDFITDQTENVYPMIEAGKGHHEMHLSPDRELA